GCGGAAGCCGCAAGGCTGTCAAAGGCCAGTCCCGCCACCAATCCCAGGCGCGCCCGCACCTCCGCCGTGGACAGCACCCGGTTGCCCTCCACCCGCACGCTCTCCACGCGCGGCGACGTCGCGGCCGCCCCCGGGCCGGCAGCCGCGAACCCGAGACAGATGGCGGCATACGTCATCCAACCGCGGCCCCGCAGCCCCGTGGCGGCCGGCATCCGCTTGCGGCCCCGGGGCCGCGCCTCGCGCATCGCGCGCATTTCCCATGCACCCGGCATTAGAACAGCGCCCTCATCTCGAAGCGGGCCGTCTCCGTCCAGCGTCCGCCGTCGGGCCGGGTGCCGTGGGCCAACACCGACGCCTGCACCGCCGCGTGCACCTGCAGCGTGACGGCGAGGTCGTGCTCGAAGCGGCTGCGCAGGATGGACCCGAAGTTGTCGAAGCCCGGGCCGATGCCGCCCTCCTCCGTCACCTTCACCCGCAGCGCGCGCAGTTCCGCGCGGAAGCGTCCGGCGCGCGAGTACGTGAGGCCGGGACCCAGCTCCAGCTGGCGGGACGACGAGCCGCGCCCGGCGTCCTCTTCCGAGAGCAGCCTCGCGTTGAGCCCTCCCGACCACTGCGGGCCCGGAACCCAGCGCAGCCCCAGGGTGCCATCGAACCCCCGCGTGGCGTAGCGCGCCTCCGCGCCGGGCGAGCCCAGGGCCGTCTCCCGCCGGCGCCAGCGCCCCTCCACCTCCAGGCTGGTGCCCGCCCGGCCCGCCAGGCGCAGGCGCGCCGACTCGGTGCGGCCGCGGCGCGCCTGTCCGTACGTGGAGTACTGCCGGTCCGCGCTGCCCGTCCACTCGTGGCGCAGCCGCAGGCCCAGCCGGCCCTGGCCGTCGTTCCATTCCAGGTCCTGGCGGAACACGGCATTGCCGCTGAGCACGTTGGGATCGTCGGGGATGGAGCCCGGCCACGGCAGCAGGCTGCTGCCCGCGGCGCGGCGCACGCTCTGGCTCGCCTGCGCCTCGGTGCGGGCGGCGAAGTGGCGCAGCCAGTCGGAGCGGCCGGCCCGCTCCCCGGACCACTCCAGGCGGGCGTTGAGCGCCACCAGGTTGGCGGCCGTCTCCAGCGCCGTGTCAAAGGTGTTCACGGTGTAGTCGCCGCGGCCGGTGTAGGTGCCCAGGCTGTCGTAGGAGCCCAGGCCCGGGCCGACGTAGATCACCTGGCGGGCGCGGGCCGCGGTGCGCGCGGTGCCGATGTCGTAGCGCGCCTCGCCCTCGAGCGAGGAGCGGTGAAGCAGGAACTGCAGCTGCGCGTTGCGCGTGGCGCCCAGGCTGTCCGCGCGGCCCGCCAGCGTGCGCTGGCTCAGCGTGGCGTTGAGCCCCCAGTCGGGGCTGCCCGCGTACTGCAAACCCACGCGCTGCGTGGACGAGCGCAGCGGCTGGGCGGCGGTCGCGAGCCCGGGCCCGAAATCCCGCCTCCAGGCCTGGGCCGCCTCGGCCGCCACGCCGCGCGCCGAGGCCCACCGCAGGGACACGCCCGCGTCGTCCCAGCCGGAGCGCTCCTGCCCCGCCGAATCGCGCGCCAGGTCGTGGCTCCAGTGCGCCTCGGGTCGCCACTTCCCGCCCGTCCACGAAACCGCTGCGCGACCCCGCCGGCGCGAGCCCGCGTCCGCGCCCGCGCTGTCCCGGTTCGTCACCGACGCCCACTGCAGCTGCCAGCCCAGGCGGCCCTGCCGCTCGCCGGAGCAAGTCAGCCGGCGCGCCTGCCGCCCCGACTCCGTCCGCCACGAGCCCACTTCCAGCCCCGCGGACACTCCCGCACCGGGACGCGCGCGCAGCGCCGAGGTGATCACGGTGCGCCCGCGCGTCCGGTCGGCCGGGGACAGGTTCCACTCCTCCTCCACGAACGGGTCCAGCGTGCGCCCCAGCGGCTCGAACGACTCCGCCTCCCTCCGGGCGCGCACTTCCAGCTCCACCCGTCCCGGCTGGGGCACCGCCGAACCCGGCGGGATCGGAAGGCCGGATCCGCCCACCCCCAGCGGGACCCCGCCACCCACAGGAGCGCCGGCGCCCGTCCCCGCGCCCGGGACCTCCGTGGGGCGGCCCAACAACAGTCCGAGGTTCCAGGCCCCCCCCGTGCCCTGCGCCCCGCCGGCCAGCAGGTTCGCTCGCTGCAGGCTTACCGCGCCCTCGCCCTCCACGCGCAACCGGCCGTGGGACACTCCGCCGGCCAGGGCCGCCACGGCGTGCGAGGCCGGCACCGGCAGGAGCCTGCCGGGCACGTAGGCGCCCCGGCCCGACCCGCGCCATGCGTAGGCCAGGCCACCGGCCACCAGGGAATCCGAGTAGCTGCCCGAGCCGTCGCGCGCGAGCATGAAGTCCACCTGGTACTCGCCGGAGTCGCGTCCCACGTACTGAAAGTGCTCCTGGCCGGAGCCCGCGCCGATCCGGGCGTAGTCGCCCTTGCCGGCGCCCACGAAGTGCGCCCCGTCGGTCTGCACCGTGCCTCCGGGTGCGGCGCGCTTGAGCGCTTCGAGATCCTCCGGCGACAGGGCCGCCCCCAGGGGGCGCGAGGGGTCGTCGGCCTCGCGCAGCCAGGTGAACCCCAGCCGGCCGCTGCGGCCGGCGTCCCAGCCCAGGCGCACCGCGGCCACGTTGCGGCGGAACTGGTCGGCCGCGTACTGGTAGTCCACCGCGATGCGGGAGCCGGGATGGATGGGCCGTCGCGCGGTGAAGCTGACCTCCCCCCGGGAGTAGTCCACGGTGTAGTCCGCCCCGTCGCCGCGGGCCATCCGCGCGCCGTCCAGCCACACCTGCTCGGTGCCCGGCACCACGGCGATGCCGGTGCGGCCGGACGGGTCGGTGAGCCGGTAGGGCCCCTGCCGGCCTTCCTCCCCCGGGAACTGCCGCGACAGGAACACGCCCTTGCCCAGCGCGGCGGCGGCCTCCACGTCCGCGCCACCCAGGCGCACCCTGCCGCGGGCCCCCTGCACGGTGCGCTGCATGGAGGCGTATCTTCCCGCGTCGAGGCGCAGGTCGAAGTCCCCCAGGCTCGCGCCGAACGTGGGGCTCTTGAGCTCCACCACCACCTTGTCGAGATTGCCCAGGTCCTGCGTGCGCCCCTCGGGAGTGAGCGGGAGGTTGCGGTCGGAGAGGATGGCCACCACGCCCACGTCGCTGCCGATCTCCCCGCCCAGGGAGAGATCCAGGGACTGACGCACCGCGAGGTCGCGGTTGGTGCCCACTTCGAAGGCCAGGGTCTTGCTGCCGGAGAGGGAGAACTTCCCGAGCGCCTCGCCTCCCGCGGCCGCGGGAGCCCGCGCGCCCGCCACGGCGGCGGTGGTGGGCGGCGCCCCCCGCTCCCCCGCGGCGGCGGACGATCCCGGATCTGCGGCGCCCGGATCGGCGGCCGACCAGATACCCCGGTACTGGTAGATGTCGGCCAGGGGAACGGGAAGGAAGCGGTAGCGCACCCGGACCCGGGAGGAATCCGGCGGGCGGCGCAGCAGCAGCAGCCGGGCGGGGTCGCCCTCCAGGCGGTACCCGGCGCCGCGCGCCAGCGGGACGCCGTCCACCCACACGCTGTCGGTGCCGGCCAGCAGCCGGCGATCGGGAAGCGTGGCCACGGAGTCCGCTCCCCGCCACCGCAGCTCGAGGTCTCGCCGCCCCAGGCCGCGCTCCAGCACCACGCCGGCGACCGGCTGCGCCGCCGCGGGCGGGGTCATGGTCCACGAGAGCGCCACCAGCGCCAGCCCGGCCAGCGCCGGGAACCAGGGCGCGGGCCGGTGGCCGGTTCCCGTGGCGCGACTAGCGCGCGCCCGCGGGTCGGGCCGGGACACCCGGCATCCGGAAGACGAGGACAACGTGCGCTCCCTGGTCCGCCACGGCCAGCCGGTCTCCGCCCCAGGCCACCGCGACCGGCTCCTCGAACGGGTGGGTGCCGTCCCCTTCGAGCACCGCCTGGGCCTGACCGGAGGCCGAGAAGACGGTGACCCGGCGCAGGCCCGGGTCGGCCACCGCCACCCGGCCGTCCGCGGCCACGGCCACGCCGAAGGGCCGGGAGGCAGCGAGACTCTCCGGGGCGGCCTCGAATTCCGACACGTAGCCGCCCGCGGCGTCCAGGCGCACCACGCGCCGGCGCGCCTCGTCGGCCACCCACACGGAGCCGCGCGCATCCACGCACGCGCCCGCGATGCGGCGGAACTGGCCCGGGCCGTCCCCGAAGCCGCCCCAGGCGGCCAGGGAATCGCCCGACGCGGAGTACACCAGCAGCGACTGGGTCTCGCGGTCCGAGAGGAACAGGCGACCCGCACCGTCCACGGCCATGGCCACCGGGCGGTGGATTCCGAGCCCGCCGGCGGCGCCGCGGGCGTCGAGCAGCACGCCCTCCGGCTCGCGGCGGGCGTCGAGGGTCTGCACCCGCCCGCCCGAGGTGTCCAGCACGTACACCCGCGTCCCGCGGTCGGCCACCACGGCGCGCGGGTCCACGAACCTGCCGGGTTCGAAGCCGAACCCGCCCCGCTCGCCCACCAGGACCAGCCCGGCGTCGAATTCCAGGATCCGGTGGTTGCCGCGGTCGGCCACGAACAGATGTCCGAAGGCATCGAATGAAATCCCCGCGGGGCGCTGGAAGCGCCCGGGCTCCGAGCCGCGCCCGCCCAGGCGCGCCACGGGCGCGGAGGTGTCCCCGGGGGAGATGGAATTGGCGCCGGAGGGTGGCGCCTCGGACTGCACTGCGGACTGCGTTTCGGACCGCGCTGCGGGGGTTGCGCCCCACGCGCCGGCGGCGACGCAGGCCGCCAGCGCGCCCGTGAGGGCGAGGCGGCTCAGAAGCCCGCGGACCACACCAGGGCGGGTGAGCCGTCGGCGCGGAGCGCCACGGACGGCACCACGTCCCAGACGCCCAGCTTCTCACCGCGTGCGCGGCGCGGCCGCAGGGCGTCGGCCGCCGAGAGCAGGTGATTGGCCACCACCGCACCGAACGCGAAGTTCCCGTTGCGGTTGGCGCTCAGGCCTGACTTGAGGATCTTGAGGTACTCGATACGGCTGGCGTTGGTGTCCCAGTTCCAGCCATCGGAACCCGAGTAGCTGTTCAGGCGAACGAAATTCCGGATCAACTCCAGGCGCCGCGCGGGATCGGCCTCCCCGGCGTAGATCGCCTCGGCGTTGAACAGCACCACCGCCCGGTTGAACTCGTCGCTGTTGAGGAACGAGCCCACGTCGCGCTCGTAGGTGGCGCCCTTGCCGTCCACGTCCACTCGCGCGTGCAGCTTCGCGTACAGCACCTGGCTGTCGTGGCGCAGCGCAACCTGCCGGCGGAACGTGATGTAGGATATCCAGCCCGCGGCCTCCACCCCGCCGAACACCGCGGCCATGCGCGTGTCGCCGAGCTTCGACTGCCCCCAGCCCGGCAGCAGCAGCGACATCAGCGCGGCGCGTCCGCGGGTGGTCTCCGCGCGGGCCGGCTCCGGGCGCAGCGCGCCCGCCAGGCACGCGAAGGCCAGGCACGCGCACACCGACCGCATACCCACGCCCCACCGGGCCCAGGGCCTCACCACAGGCTCCGGGTGAATACCACCGAGCCCCGGTGGTCGAACGGCTGCAGGTCCACCTTCATGCGTACCCCCAGGGGCAGCTCGCGCTGGAATTTCCGCGCATTCCGGTACGCGTCGAACGCGCTCACGACATGGTTCAACAGCACTCCCGAGAGAATCGTGTTGGCGTGCTGGAGCAGGCGGTTCCCGTCGTCCCGCCGCTTCACGAAGGCGTCGCGCTCGGCGCTGGCCCCGGCCTCGCCGGCCGGCGAGAAGTCGCTCCACCCATACACCAGGTCCGCGTCCGTGGCCAGCGCGTTCAGGTACTCGGAGCGGTTGTCCCGCTTCCAGGCCCGCAACTCCTGGGCCTTCTGCTCGATGGTGGCCGGCGCCAGCTTGCCGCTGGCGTTGGCCTCGAAGGCGTCCACGCTGAAGGCGCTGCCGGCCATGCGCTCGGCGGAGGCCTGCCGGTCCCGCCCGCCGGAACGCAGCCCCTGGTACGCGAACCACAGCCCCGCTTCCAGGCCCAGCATCACGTAGCCGCGCAGTTGCCGGTTGCGGATCTGCGCGAGGCCCGGCAGCACCGCCGAGAGCATCACCGCCTGGCCCGGCTTGAGCGGTCTGCGCGGCTCGAAGTCGGCGGTGGTGAATCGCGCGGTATCCGGCGACTCCAGCGCGCGCTCGAACAGCGCCACCGCCTCGTCCGGGCGCAGCCGCTCGGCCACCCAGGAATCCACTCCCCCCGCCAGGGACGCCGCGGGCGCGGGGCCCGTTCCGGGCTCCGGCACGGCTCCCAGGGGCACACTGGCCCCCGCCGCTCCAGAGGCGAGGGCCAGCACAAACGTGACCGCGAGCGTGCGGACGAGACGGTGTCGCACCACTGGTCGCTCCCGAAAGGCCGGCGCGGGCCCGGCCTAAAACTTCACGGTGAGGCTGAACTTCTTCACGCGCTCCGAGTACGCCTGGGGCACGGAGGCGAAGTCCACCTGCAGCTTGCTGAGCAGGATGCCCAGCCCGTACGTCACGGACGAGATCTGCCCGCCGGGATCGTGGATGAACCCGAGACGTCCCGCCAGGGTGCCCGCCGCCAGCACTTCCGCGCCCACGTGCCAGTGGATCGGCTCGCTCGGGACATCGATCACGTTGCCCGCCGAGTCCGTCGCCCCCTGCGTGGGGATGATGAACTTCTGCGCGTTGATCGCGGCGGTGACGGCGTAGCCCTCCTGCAGCTGCACCCGCGCCGAGAAGCCGGTGTTGATGTTGCGCGGCAGCGGGTCGGAGTTGGCCTGGTCCACGAACGAGATGCTGGGGCCGAGGTTCTGCAGCACCGAACCGATGGACAGCTCCACCGCGCGCCCGCCGATGTGCACCGTGTCGCGGGCCAGCACGCCGATGTCCGCGGCCACCGACGAGCCGGTGCCGTTCACGCTGTTGCTGGTGGCCACACCCGACTGCAGCAGCGCGTAGCCCGGCGCCAGGTCCACGTACAGCAGCTTGACGCTGAAGCCGAAGGCGATATTCCTGCTGATCGCGGTGCCGAAGGAGAGCATGGGCGCCAGCTCGTAGCTGCTGAACGTGCCCACCGAGTCCGCGCCACCGGTGGGGTTTTCCCTGCTGATGGTGCTCACCCCGTAGGAGAGGTAGGTGACGCTCCCGCCGAACGTGCCCCAGCTGTGGCTGTTCTTGAGGTACGCCAGGTACATGTGGAACACGTCGTCGGCCAGGCCGGGCACCAGCTTGGCGTAGTTGGTCATGGCCTCGGTGTGCTCGATGAAGCCCAGGCCGGCCGGATTGAACCACAGCGCGGAGGGGTCATCCGCGATGGACACGAAGGCGCGACCCATGCCGTCGGCGCGCGCGCTGGGGGTGATGAACAAGGACGCTCCCCCGCCACCCTGCTGCGCGGCCGCGGGCACCGCCGCGGCCACCAGGATCAGCGTGAGAAGCGCGAACCGCGGGAACCAGCTGCGCATGAAATCCTCCTGACGGGTGATTCGAAGGGCCGGGCGGCCTGGGCGGAACCCCGGACCCGGAACCATTCAGTTTTGATTATACCAATTACCCGGGAGATCCGCTCTCAGTTCCCCAGGACCACGATCTTCCCGATGGCCTTCGACAACTGGCCACCGCTGTCCCGGGTCTCCACCTGGACCAGGTAGGTGCCGTTGGCCACCCGGTCCCCGTCCTCGTCCTTCAAGTCCCAGCTGAAACGGTTCCTGCCGGGCACCATGGCGCCCCGGAGGGTGCGAATGCGCCGCCCGGAGACAGTCAGAAAGTTCAGCACCGCGTCCCCGGCGTCGCCGTACTCGAAGTACACGTCCGTGGCCCCTCCGCTCCGCACCGGGTTCGGATAGTTGAACAGGTTGCGGATTTCCAGCGGCACGCCGCCCGCCACCGTGAACGTGAGCGTGACGGTCTTGCGGTGCCTGCCGGACTCGATGGCCGCCGCCTGGTTGCTCGCGGCGGACACCAGCAGGGTATGCGCTCCCGGCTCCAGGGCCGGCAGCGCGTAATCCACGGTCCCTTCGGTGTAGCTGTCGAGGTTGTACGTGAACCGCTCGTTCAGGATGACCCGCCGGCCGTTGTCCACGGACAGGTACACGCTGTTGAGGGGCTGCTGGCCCAGGTAGATGCCATGGGGGCTGGACGCCTGGATGTGCACCACGGCCCCCGGCTGGACGTCCTTGAGGCCCCCCTCCAGGGTGACGCTCAGGCTCGGCCCGCTGTCGTCGTCCGCCGCGGTGCCGGTCAGGACCGTGAAAGAGTCGGATCCGGAGGCGTCGGCCACCAATCCTCCCGCCTCAAACCCGTGACCGTACACACGGATGCGGGCGTTGGCCCCCCTCTTGGCCGACGCCGGCATCCAGAACGTGACGCTGCCCCGCCCGTTACGTATGGTACCCGCTCCCCGGAAAATAGTTCCCGAGGGCAGGCGGTAATCCAGGGGCAGGTAGTCGGCCACCGCAAACGGCGAGAGCGGGTCGATCTTGCGCACGATCGGGGGCTCGGACACCTCGATCGAGTCGGTGCCGTTGAAGTCGGTGTTCACCTCGCTGGAGCCCCATCCGCGGTACACCGTGAGGGGCACGGTCACGCGCTCGCCCTGGCGCAGCGTGTCGGGCAGGGCATCCAGGCGCACCTCGTGCCGGGGCGCTCCCAGCACCAGCGCCGGGTCGCCCTGCAGCACGTACTTGCTGTTGTTGAAATGCGCCGGGAAGTTCGTCTTCCCCTCGACCACCGCCAGGCCCACCGGGTGGCCCAGGCGCCCGTCGCGGGTGTCGAAGAGGCTCACGATGATGGAGTCCTCCATGGGGACGCTGTAGTCGGAAACCGCCAGCTGGGTGGCGGCGAAGGCGGTCATGGCCCCGCCACCCTTGATCTTGATCAGGGACTCCGCGAGGCCGTCCTGGTCGAACGCGTCCACCTTGCCCACGGTGCATGAGGCCACCAGGAACCACCACAGCCGCTTCCCGTTGTGCACGCTGCCCAGGTCGGCCACGGAGAACAGCTTCTCGTTGCCGATCTGGATGGGGTTGCCGTGCCCCACGTAGGTCACCACCAGCGCGCCCTCGTTCATGGACT
Above is a window of Candidatus Eisenbacteria bacterium DNA encoding:
- a CDS encoding PorV/PorQ family protein is translated as MRSWFPRFALLTLILVAAAVPAAAQQGGGGASLFITPSARADGMGRAFVSIADDPSALWFNPAGLGFIEHTEAMTNYAKLVPGLADDVFHMYLAYLKNSHSWGTFGGSVTYLSYGVSTISRENPTGGADSVGTFSSYELAPMLSFGTAISRNIAFGFSVKLLYVDLAPGYALLQSGVATSNSVNGTGSSVAADIGVLARDTVHIGGRAVELSIGSVLQNLGPSISFVDQANSDPLPRNINTGFSARVQLQEGYAVTAAINAQKFIIPTQGATDSAGNVIDVPSEPIHWHVGAEVLAAGTLAGRLGFIHDPGGQISSVTYGLGILLSKLQVDFASVPQAYSERVKKFSLTVKF
- a CDS encoding NHL repeat-containing protein, whose protein sequence is MQSEAPPSGANSISPGDTSAPVARLGGRGSEPGRFQRPAGISFDAFGHLFVADRGNHRILEFDAGLVLVGERGGFGFEPGRFVDPRAVVADRGTRVYVLDTSGGRVQTLDARREPEGVLLDARGAAGGLGIHRPVAMAVDGAGRLFLSDRETQSLLVYSASGDSLAAWGGFGDGPGQFRRIAGACVDARGSVWVADEARRRVVRLDAAGGYVSEFEAAPESLAASRPFGVAVAADGRVAVADPGLRRVTVFSASGQAQAVLEGDGTHPFEEPVAVAWGGDRLAVADQGAHVVLVFRMPGVPARPAGAR